One region of Paraburkholderia acidiphila genomic DNA includes:
- a CDS encoding aspartate carbamoyltransferase — protein MSVPQQAFLRDAMRRLNMTRDAFASRIGVSRRALDTWLLPEESQESRAMPEIVERFVSEIVGNGEPREDYTQSVDSRSLASQMQFEGKPQLLSVDQFSRDSVEALFRVADIMQPIARRRKISRVLEGAVLGNLFFEASTRTRVSFGAAFCRLGGSVCDTTGFTFSSMAKGESIYDTSRVMAGYVDAMVIRHPDQGSVAEFARAVNIPVINGGDGPGEHPSQALLDLYTIQREFSRLGKIVDGAHIALVGDLKYGRTVHSLVKLLALYRGIKFTLISPPQLEMPAYIVDKISTNGHVVEQTHDLRAGLRGADVVYATRIQKERFADESFEGYTPEFQINQATMDECCSAETLVMHPLPRDSRPGANDLSTDLNHDPRLAIFRQTDNGIPVRMAIFAVLLGVENLVQHSMRDAVWRPPAYLGPDDAVFHGID, from the coding sequence ATGAGCGTTCCGCAACAAGCCTTCCTCCGTGACGCCATGCGGCGTCTGAACATGACCCGCGACGCATTTGCAAGCCGCATCGGCGTGTCGCGTCGCGCGCTCGACACCTGGCTCCTCCCCGAGGAGTCGCAGGAATCGCGCGCCATGCCGGAGATCGTCGAGCGCTTCGTTTCGGAAATCGTCGGCAACGGCGAGCCGCGCGAAGACTATACGCAAAGCGTAGATTCGCGTTCGCTCGCCAGCCAGATGCAGTTCGAAGGCAAGCCGCAGCTGCTTTCCGTTGACCAGTTCTCGCGCGACTCCGTCGAAGCCCTGTTCCGCGTGGCCGACATCATGCAGCCCATCGCACGCCGTCGGAAAATCTCGCGCGTGCTCGAAGGCGCAGTGCTCGGCAATCTGTTCTTCGAAGCCAGCACGCGTACGCGCGTGAGCTTCGGCGCTGCGTTCTGCCGCCTGGGCGGTTCGGTGTGCGACACGACCGGCTTCACGTTCTCCTCGATGGCCAAGGGCGAATCGATCTACGACACGAGCCGCGTGATGGCCGGTTACGTGGATGCGATGGTGATTCGGCATCCTGATCAAGGCTCGGTAGCTGAATTCGCACGCGCGGTGAACATTCCCGTGATCAATGGCGGTGACGGTCCCGGCGAACACCCGAGCCAGGCGCTGCTCGACCTCTACACGATCCAGCGCGAGTTCTCGCGTCTGGGCAAGATCGTCGACGGCGCGCATATCGCGCTCGTGGGCGACCTCAAATACGGCCGCACGGTGCACTCGCTCGTGAAGCTGCTCGCGCTGTATCGCGGCATCAAGTTCACGCTCATCTCGCCGCCCCAGCTCGAAATGCCGGCGTACATCGTCGACAAGATTTCGACCAATGGCCACGTGGTCGAGCAAACGCACGACCTGCGCGCGGGTCTGCGCGGCGCGGACGTGGTGTACGCCACGCGCATCCAGAAAGAGCGCTTCGCCGACGAATCGTTCGAAGGCTACACGCCCGAATTCCAGATCAACCAGGCAACGATGGACGAGTGCTGCAGCGCCGAAACGCTCGTGATGCACCCGCTGCCGCGCGACAGCCGCCCGGGCGCCAACGATCTCTCGACCGATCTGAACCACGATCCGCGCCTCGCGATCTTCCGCCAGACCGACAACGGCATTCCGGTCCGCATGGCGATCTTCGCGGTGCTGCTCGGCGTGGAAAATCTCGTGCAACACTCGATGCGCGACGCCGTGTGGCGCCCGCCTGCCTACCTCGGTCCGGACGACGCTGTGTTCCACGGCATCGACTAA
- a CDS encoding M23 family metallopeptidase, translating to MKLPWSSSAGDLTKGDVRFVTHETARRAAIASACAAAVLALAGGVAIGHFARAPAVSGADGANQHHYVVGEIGRMDASIALLDPRIARLAAELAQLRQFDQRLRAQPARGAATAPAPARSGDEGNDADGEGGPELAPRRCVEASAARADAKAVNGAIDCMAATLSALEQATAEHEAAWDAFPGRRPLEGGRNGSPFGNRIDPFTQRLSFHPGMDLVAPTGTPILAAAGGRVIFAGPKAGYGNAVEIDHGNGFVTRYGHASKIDVRVGQIVLPEEHIADVGSTGRSTGPHLHFEVLVHGQPVNPADYLALFAAPING from the coding sequence ATGAAATTGCCGTGGTCCAGTTCTGCAGGTGACCTCACCAAGGGCGACGTCCGCTTCGTCACGCACGAGACGGCGCGGCGCGCCGCGATCGCCTCCGCGTGCGCGGCCGCCGTGCTTGCGCTCGCCGGCGGCGTGGCGATCGGCCATTTCGCGCGCGCTCCGGCCGTTTCCGGTGCCGACGGGGCGAATCAGCATCATTACGTGGTTGGCGAGATCGGGCGCATGGACGCCTCCATCGCCTTGCTCGATCCGCGCATTGCGCGGCTCGCGGCGGAACTGGCGCAATTGCGCCAGTTCGACCAGCGGCTGCGCGCGCAACCGGCGCGCGGCGCCGCAACGGCTCCCGCACCCGCGCGCTCGGGCGATGAAGGCAACGACGCCGACGGCGAGGGCGGCCCCGAGCTCGCGCCGCGCCGCTGCGTGGAGGCTTCCGCTGCGCGGGCGGACGCCAAGGCCGTCAACGGCGCGATCGACTGCATGGCGGCGACGCTTTCCGCGCTCGAACAGGCCACCGCCGAGCACGAGGCGGCGTGGGACGCGTTCCCGGGCCGCCGCCCGCTCGAAGGCGGCCGCAACGGCTCGCCGTTCGGCAATCGCATCGATCCGTTCACGCAGCGTCTGAGCTTTCATCCGGGCATGGACCTCGTTGCGCCGACTGGCACGCCCATCCTCGCCGCGGCGGGCGGCCGCGTGATCTTCGCAGGTCCGAAGGCGGGCTACGGCAATGCTGTGGAGATCGACCACGGCAACGGCTTCGTCACGCGTTACGGCCATGCCTCGAAGATCGACGTGCGGGTGGGCCAGATCGTGCTGCCCGAGGAGCACATCGCCGACGTGGGCTCGACCGGCCGCTCGACCGGCCCGCATCTGCACTTCGAAGTGCTCGTGCATGGCCAGCCCGTCAATCCCGCCGACTATCTCGCACTCTTTGCCGCGCCCATCAATGGCTGA
- a CDS encoding bactofilin family protein: MFSSKKKPQPGIEQTKLATLIAQDITITGDLEYADGLRLDGRVHGNVSGKPGTKTLLVLSERGAIEGNVHGYDIVVNGRIEGDVIADHFVELQANAHVVGNIYYQQLQMDCGASVDGKLTKRDPGSSSDSADMQSLLLDSPQFEVLPRE; this comes from the coding sequence ATGTTCAGCAGCAAGAAAAAACCGCAGCCCGGCATCGAACAAACCAAGCTGGCGACGCTGATCGCGCAGGACATCACGATCACGGGCGACCTCGAATACGCCGACGGACTGCGCCTCGACGGCCGTGTGCACGGCAACGTCTCCGGCAAGCCCGGCACGAAAACGCTGCTCGTACTGAGCGAGCGCGGCGCGATCGAAGGCAACGTGCACGGCTACGACATCGTGGTGAACGGGCGTATCGAGGGCGACGTGATCGCCGATCACTTCGTCGAACTGCAGGCGAACGCGCACGTGGTCGGCAACATCTACTACCAGCAGTTGCAGATGGACTGCGGCGCTTCGGTGGACGGCAAGCTCACCAAGCGCGACCCCGGCAGCAGCAGCGATAGCGCCGACATGCAGAGTCTGCTGCTCGATTCGCCTCAATTCGAGGTCCTGCCGCGCGAGTGA
- the dapA gene encoding 4-hydroxy-tetrahydrodipicolinate synthase, whose translation MSEFSGIWIPLITPFNAGAVDHAALDTLVRHYVEAGVAGFVALGTTGEPAALSDAEADDVLATVLASAGGLPVVAGVSGNHTAAVCERIAALNERPIAGVLAAAPYYIRPAQAGVIGHFAALADVSRKPLIIYDIPARTGVRIELPSLLELAAHERIVAVKDCGGSLDKTLALILNGRLQVLCGEDIDMFGAMCAGASGAIAASAHWRPERFVAMARALHEGRLADARAIWHTLVPLVRAAFAEPNPGPVKAGLAACGLVRNELRAPMTRVSGELEESLARLVV comes from the coding sequence ATGTCTGAATTTTCGGGTATCTGGATTCCGCTCATCACGCCGTTCAACGCCGGCGCAGTCGATCATGCCGCGCTCGACACGCTCGTGCGCCATTACGTCGAGGCTGGTGTGGCCGGCTTTGTCGCGCTCGGCACGACCGGCGAACCCGCCGCGCTAAGCGACGCGGAAGCGGACGACGTGCTCGCCACCGTGCTGGCATCGGCAGGCGGCCTGCCGGTCGTGGCGGGCGTGAGCGGCAACCACACGGCGGCGGTCTGCGAGCGCATCGCGGCGCTCAATGAGCGGCCCATTGCGGGCGTGCTGGCGGCGGCGCCTTACTACATCCGTCCGGCGCAGGCCGGCGTGATCGGCCACTTCGCGGCGCTCGCCGATGTAAGCCGCAAGCCCTTGATCATTTACGACATCCCCGCGCGCACCGGCGTGCGCATCGAGTTGCCGAGCCTGCTCGAACTCGCCGCGCACGAGCGCATCGTCGCGGTGAAGGACTGCGGCGGTTCGCTCGACAAGACGCTCGCGCTGATTCTCAACGGCCGGTTGCAGGTGCTCTGCGGCGAGGACATCGACATGTTCGGCGCGATGTGCGCGGGCGCGAGCGGGGCGATTGCGGCGTCGGCGCATTGGCGGCCGGAGCGTTTCGTGGCGATGGCGCGCGCGTTGCATGAAGGGCGTCTCGCCGATGCGCGCGCGATCTGGCACACGCTCGTGCCGCTCGTGCGCGCGGCGTTCGCGGAGCCGAATCCGGGGCCGGTGAAGGCGGGGCTTGCAGCGTGCGGGCTGGTCCGCAATGAACTGCGCGCGCCGATGACGCGCGTGAGCGGTGAACTGGAGGAGTCGCTGGCGCGGCTCGTGGTTTGA
- a CDS encoding DUF3562 domain-containing protein, which produces MAARELAATAQAFCLAVAVFRCFSLESLKTRGLRERAGKAQTDPPVDTAATISPDRRIQLESRAGISLNSNPACQPLLADRSQVMTKTADVAEIVHTIAEETNTPEETVARIYADTLNEYRAQARIQDYLPLFAARKTRATLRQNGTKH; this is translated from the coding sequence GTGGCCGCACGCGAACTGGCGGCCACGGCGCAGGCATTCTGCCTCGCCGTGGCCGTTTTTCGCTGTTTTTCACTGGAAAGCCTGAAAACGCGAGGCCTGCGCGAGCGTGCCGGCAAAGCTCAGACAGATCCCCCAGTCGACACCGCCGCGACGATATCGCCCGATAGGCGGATTCAATTGGAATCCCGCGCCGGGATATCCTTGAATTCAAACCCTGCCTGCCAACCCCTCCTCGCTGACCGGAGCCAAGTCATGACGAAGACCGCAGATGTTGCCGAGATCGTCCATACCATCGCCGAAGAAACCAACACGCCGGAGGAAACGGTCGCGCGCATCTACGCCGACACGCTCAATGAATATCGCGCGCAGGCACGCATACAGGACTATCTGCCGCTGTTCGCCGCGCGCAAGACGCGTGCGACGCTGCGGCAAAATGGCACGAAGCACTAG
- a CDS encoding alkene reductase, producing MATLFDPIQIGDLTLPNRIIMAPLTRQRAGEVRVPNALMAKYYAERASAGLIISEATSVTPQGVGYAETPGIWSQDQVEGWKIVTDAVHAAGGRIFMQLWHVGRVSDPVFLNGDLPVAPSAIAPQGNVSLVRPQRGFVTPRALETEEIAGVIAAFRQGAINAKAAGFDGVEIHGANGYLIDQFLQDSTNQRTDAYGGSIENRARLLLEITDACIDVWGANRVGMHIAPRGDAHTMGDSNPAETFGYVARELGKRKIAFLFARESLGDNRLGPQLKAEFGGPFIANEKFSLESAQAVLAAGEADAVAWGQLFIANPDLPRRFELNAPLNAPNPSTYYARGETGYTDYPSLESAA from the coding sequence ATGGCAACGCTTTTCGACCCCATCCAGATCGGCGACCTCACGCTGCCGAACCGCATCATCATGGCTCCGCTCACGCGACAACGCGCGGGCGAAGTGCGCGTGCCCAACGCGCTCATGGCGAAGTACTACGCCGAGCGCGCGTCGGCCGGCCTCATCATCAGCGAAGCCACCTCGGTCACGCCGCAAGGCGTCGGCTATGCCGAAACGCCGGGCATCTGGTCGCAAGACCAGGTGGAAGGCTGGAAGATCGTGACCGACGCGGTGCACGCCGCGGGCGGCCGCATCTTCATGCAACTGTGGCACGTGGGCCGCGTGTCCGACCCCGTGTTCCTGAATGGCGATCTGCCGGTGGCGCCGAGCGCCATTGCGCCGCAAGGCAACGTGAGCCTCGTGCGTCCGCAACGCGGCTTCGTCACGCCGCGCGCGCTTGAAACCGAAGAAATCGCTGGCGTAATCGCCGCGTTCCGCCAAGGCGCGATCAACGCGAAGGCCGCCGGCTTCGATGGCGTCGAAATTCACGGCGCAAACGGCTATTTGATCGATCAGTTCCTGCAGGACAGCACCAATCAGCGTACGGACGCCTATGGCGGTTCGATCGAGAATCGCGCGCGGCTGCTGCTCGAAATTACCGATGCGTGTATCGATGTGTGGGGCGCGAATCGCGTGGGCATGCATATCGCACCGCGCGGCGACGCTCACACGATGGGCGATTCGAACCCGGCGGAGACGTTCGGCTATGTGGCGCGCGAACTCGGCAAGCGCAAGATCGCGTTCCTCTTCGCACGCGAATCGCTTGGCGATAACCGTCTCGGGCCGCAGCTAAAAGCAGAATTCGGCGGCCCGTTCATCGCGAACGAAAAGTTCTCGCTGGAATCGGCCCAGGCCGTGCTCGCGGCTGGCGAAGCCGACGCGGTCGCGTGGGGCCAGCTCTTTATCGCCAACCCCGATCTGCCGCGCCGTTTCGAATTGAACGCACCGCTCAACGCGCCGAATCCCTCGACGTATTACGCGCGCGGCGAAACGGGCTACACGGACTATCCGTCGCTCGAAAGCGCGGCGTAA
- a CDS encoding ArsR/SmtB family transcription factor — MKKALTTPPLDVDAICKALSNPVRREILASLREPQAHFGDQELPLENGVCAGKIDAHCQLSQSTVSAHLAVLQKAGLVTSKRVGQWVFFKRNEPVIEAFIAHMNAQL; from the coding sequence ATGAAGAAGGCCCTCACCACCCCACCGCTAGACGTCGACGCGATCTGCAAAGCGCTCTCCAATCCCGTGCGCCGCGAGATCCTCGCGAGCCTGCGCGAGCCGCAGGCGCACTTTGGCGACCAGGAGCTGCCGCTCGAAAACGGCGTCTGCGCGGGCAAGATCGACGCGCATTGCCAGCTTTCGCAATCCACGGTGTCCGCGCATCTGGCCGTGTTGCAGAAGGCCGGGCTCGTCACGTCCAAACGCGTGGGGCAGTGGGTGTTCTTCAAGCGCAACGAGCCGGTCATCGAGGCGTTTATCGCCCATATGAACGCGCAGTTGTGA